TGGTTTTCTAACTCTTTTTCGCGCGTAACATCCCTGGCAATTTTACAATAATTAGTGATTTTACCGTCCTTATCTATAAGCGGAAAGATAACCGCATCCTCAAAATAACGTTCTCCGTTTTTTACGTTTATTTACAAATTGTCCCCTCCACGTTTTGCCAGCGGAGATCGTATCCAATAATTCCCGGTAGTTTTCATCTTCCTGTTGACCGTTTTTTAAAAGATTCGTCTTTTCTTGCATAACATCGTTTATCGTGTAGCCCGTAATTTTCTCAAAGGCCGGATTCACATATTCAACATGGCCCTGCGTATCGGTGATTACAATAGATTCGGCCGCCTGCTCTACCAGTGAAGCAAGACGTTCAATCTGTAAATGCGCCTTTTCCTGTTCTTCCATTAGTTTTAGCTTCATCAAAGCGATATTGCAGCGGTGAGTCAAAGCTTCTATAAAGGATATTTCGCTTTCTTCCCATTCATGCGTTTGCACAAAATAAGTGCAGCTCAGCGCGTAGAACCCATCTTTAGAAAAGCCAAAGGGATATATCAAAAAGCTTTTTAATTTTCTTTGTCCGTGAAAAAAATCGGCCAGCCCATCTGCGGAAACGGCGGGATGCACAACATCCGCATGGCTGACGAGATATTTTTTCTGTTTGCCAAGATGATTATAAAAATTTGTCCATGAGCTTAAATCGTAGTTGAGTGGTTCCGGCGTAACAACGCCTTTGCGTCTCCAAACGCCAAGGTATCTGGCAAATTTATTTTTAACATCTACCTGATAAATGATTGTAGCGTCTAACTTTAAGGTTTTTCCGATTAATTCAACGATAAAGTCAAAGATCTTTTGCCGATCCTGCTCAACAAGGATGAACTGCGAAAGGCTATTCAAAGCTTGCACAAAAGTGATTTGCCGTTGTAATTCTCTTTTGGCCAGATGATGCTCAATAATTGAGGCCAGCGTTTGAGAAATAATTTGTAAAAACTCACGTTCTTCCGGCCGTTCTTTAACATGAGTCGGCAAATAAAGCACCAAAACGCCTAATACTTTTTCTCCTGCTAAAATGGGCACAATGTAATGCCCGTGGTCGGACATTCCCGCATATCGGATGGAGTGGCCTTCATCCACGTGAGAGCGAAACATTAGTTTTTTGCTGGAGGCAGCCTGGCCACAAAGACATTTCCCAAAAGGCACCAGTGCGCAGGCTTTTGTTAATTGTTCCGATAAATTTTTGGCGGCCATTAGTTTTAGCTGTTTTTTGTGTTCGTCAGCCACAAAGAAAATACCGCCTTTTTGCTGTATTTCTAATAAGGGAGCGTCGAGAATGATTTCCAGAGCGCGAGCAAGTTTTTGCTCTAATGGTTTATCGAGCAAAATGAGTTTGAGCAAATCATTCAAAATCTTTTCTTTGCGTTCTTTGGTAATTAATTCCTTTTCAATTTTAACTCGCTCGCTAATGTCTACGTTAATGCCAAGGATTCCTATCACTTTGCCATTTTCGTTAGTAATGGCGTTAGCTGCCCGCAAAACATCCAATAACTGGCCATCTTTTTTAACAAATTGTACCTGGGCGGTGGCCGCTTTTCCCTTAAGCAGTTCTGGGAATTTCTGCTGAAATGTGGATAAAGATGGTTCGGCTAAAAATTTTGAAATCGGCTGGCCAATCAATTCGTCCCTGTCGTAGCCCAGCATTTTACAGGTACTGGGACTCACTTCTACTATTATCCCATTTGTGTTCAACACCTCGCCGCCATAAGGCAACAAATTAAAAAGCATGCGATAGCGCTCTTCGCTTTCTTTTAAACGCTTTTGCATCTCTTTTTCTGCGGTTACGTCTCGAGCGCTGCCCACCACGCCAATCATCTTTCCATGTTCATCGAACAGTGGCGATTTTCTGACGTCCAGAAAAAGGAATTTTCCTTTTACGTTTCCGAATTCATCGAATCGCATGGGCTTTTTAGCATCCATTACAATCTGGTCAGAATCCGCGCATATTTCTCCAAACGTATGGTATTCCGGGTTTTCAGGGTGGCTCTGACGTTCGCGTTGGGCAAAGTAAATATCATTCTTACCGATGGGCTCTTCGGTGTCTTCGGCGTTCAATAGTTTTTCACAGATGGCTTTATTGGCAAAAATATAGCGTTTATTTAAATCCTTGGCCCATAGCAAATCGGTCATATTATCGCTAATAGCCCGGAATAAGCGCGCCTGTTCGCGGTGTTTTTGTTCGGCTTTTTTACGATCAGTAATATCAAGCACCGTGCCTTCATAATACAATATTTTGCCTTCTTGGTCTGTGATAACCCGGTCATTTAACAATACCCATATTTCCGTTCCGTCTTTACGTTTCATCCTCACTTCAACGTTTTTCAGAGTGCCGTCCGCTTCCACCAATCGGGCCAGACGTTCTCTTTCTGCGGCATCCCAATAAAGGATTTTACTGTTAGGAATGTTCAGCATCTCTTCCTTACTTCGGTAGCCAAACATCTTTACCATGGCCTGGTTAACCGTAATTAATTTCCCCTCTTTTGTACTTTGATAAATTCCTTCCGAGACATTTTCAAAAATCTCGCGATATTTCTTCTGGGCTTCTTGTTCTTTTTTCAACAACTGAAAACTAGAAATTATGGCAGCTAAATTTTGAGATAAAATTTGCGTTAGCCACAGTTGTTTTTCCGTCAGTTGGGTGGGGGTGTTAAAATAAACCATAAACTTACCGAGCAATTTTTCAGGCCCGACCAGCGGCACAAAAAGCAACGCGCCAATGCCCTCATCCACAATTCTTCTTTTTACTGTTTGGTCTAAATCGGACCGTGATATGTCGGAATAAAAAATAGGTTCGGCATCCAGATCCTCTGGCTTCCAGGGAGAATGGCCGTCAACCGCTTTGCGGTAACTATCCGATAAATTTCGCCAGGCCTTAAAATGCACTTTGCCGTCAGCCTCAAAAAGCAGCAGCGATGAACGATCGCACTTTAAAATTTCCAGGATACCATCAACCGCCGTCTCGTAAACCTCTTTTAAAGAGCGGGCGCGATTTAAACGCGCAATCCACGCTTGCAATAACTGCAGTTCATTGATATAATTTTGCAGGCTATCTTTACTCTCTTCCATCTCCGTAATGTCCACCACATAACCGGTGTAGTTTGTAATCTTATTCTGTTGCCTGTGAACCGTTGTAAAATCTAATAGCCATACAATTTTACCGTCTTTACGTTTAATGCGATAAGGTTGATGCTGAAAGGCTTCCGCTCCGCTTTTACTGTATTCTTCAACTTCTTTTTTCACACGCGGGAGGTCTTCTTCAAAAATCAAATGGGCATAATCCATTTTACCAGACACAATTTCATTAACGGTGTAACCGAAAACTTCCCGCACATTATGCGAAACGTATTCAACCGGCCAGCCGGGCGCGTTTTTCCATTTAAAAACCACCACCGGGCCATGCCTGAAGGTCTGGGCATCGGTTAACAATTCCGCGGCCTTTTCTATTTTTGCTTCCTTATCCGTTTCTCCTTGAGTAAGCGCTTTATTGCTGGAAATGCTGCCGTGATAGTTTTTGTTCTCATCATAAAACGGATAACAGCGGTGTTCAATCTGCTTTGTGTCGCCATTTTTGCAGCGAATGGCCAGCTTTATTCTGGATGGTTTTTGCCGATTGCGCAAATGTTCCTGCCAGAGCGCTAAATATTCCGGAGCAATGAGTTTATGCATGAAATCGCGTTGCGTACTGAATTCTGCGGGAGAATAACCGGTGATTTTTTCAAATGAAAAAGACAAATAATGAATGTTATCGTGCTCGTCGCAATAATAAACCCATTCGTTCTCGCTTTCAATCAGGGTTTGGAAGATTTTAATATACTCGTTTATTGATTTTTCAGAAATTTTTGAGGGCTCCATTGACGCCCTTATCTCCCTGTTTAAAAGATTATTCTAATTTCTATTTTCGGAGAAAATTAAACAATCTTTAAAACTGTCATTGAAAATATGGCGTTTTTATATTGTTCTGGCAAAGAATTTAATAGCAAGAGTCCAAAGAGCATACCATGCAAAATTCATCATTCTACTAAGAGAATCCATATCTTTTAAAATATGGCCTTTCATTCTAAACGGAGCGCCAGCGTGGTGAAAAATCCTTTCCCTGCCTTAATGTCATTCAGAGTAAAACGCAGTAAAGCAAAGAATCCCTTCGTTGCATGAATGTCATTCTGAGCGAAGCGAAGAATCCTTTTTTTCATGAAAAGAATTCTTCTCCGACAGGGTAGGATCAGAATGACTGCTACCTGTAAAGTGTGGATTATGGTAGAATGTGAAGGGGAAGCCTGCGATGCCTCGGCTGTTTCAACGAGGAAGTATTTGTTCCTCACAAATCGCACAAATTTACACAGATTTTTTTATTTCTTTCCGGGAGTATCTGCGCAATCCGCGTGAAAAAATAGTCGCGGCTTTGCTGCCCTGGAATTAAAAGGTGTATTTCACCGGAGGGATAGGATAATTTCTTCCATCCCGAAGGATTGTGTTGGTTCTGCTTATGGCAAAAAAAACCCCGCTCAGGGCGGGGTTGAATCCTTTTAAAAATGCGATTAATCAATA
This sequence is a window from Caldithrix abyssi DSM 13497. Protein-coding genes within it:
- a CDS encoding PAS domain S-box protein, which gives rise to MEPSKISEKSINEYIKIFQTLIESENEWVYYCDEHDNIHYLSFSFEKITGYSPAEFSTQRDFMHKLIAPEYLALWQEHLRNRQKPSRIKLAIRCKNGDTKQIEHRCYPFYDENKNYHGSISSNKALTQGETDKEAKIEKAAELLTDAQTFRHGPVVVFKWKNAPGWPVEYVSHNVREVFGYTVNEIVSGKMDYAHLIFEEDLPRVKKEVEEYSKSGAEAFQHQPYRIKRKDGKIVWLLDFTTVHRQQNKITNYTGYVVDITEMEESKDSLQNYINELQLLQAWIARLNRARSLKEVYETAVDGILEILKCDRSSLLLFEADGKVHFKAWRNLSDSYRKAVDGHSPWKPEDLDAEPIFYSDISRSDLDQTVKRRIVDEGIGALLFVPLVGPEKLLGKFMVYFNTPTQLTEKQLWLTQILSQNLAAIISSFQLLKKEQEAQKKYREIFENVSEGIYQSTKEGKLITVNQAMVKMFGYRSKEEMLNIPNSKILYWDAAERERLARLVEADGTLKNVEVRMKRKDGTEIWVLLNDRVITDQEGKILYYEGTVLDITDRKKAEQKHREQARLFRAISDNMTDLLWAKDLNKRYIFANKAICEKLLNAEDTEEPIGKNDIYFAQRERQSHPENPEYHTFGEICADSDQIVMDAKKPMRFDEFGNVKGKFLFLDVRKSPLFDEHGKMIGVVGSARDVTAEKEMQKRLKESEERYRMLFNLLPYGGEVLNTNGIIVEVSPSTCKMLGYDRDELIGQPISKFLAEPSLSTFQQKFPELLKGKAATAQVQFVKKDGQLLDVLRAANAITNENGKVIGILGINVDISERVKIEKELITKERKEKILNDLLKLILLDKPLEQKLARALEIILDAPLLEIQQKGGIFFVADEHKKQLKLMAAKNLSEQLTKACALVPFGKCLCGQAASSKKLMFRSHVDEGHSIRYAGMSDHGHYIVPILAGEKVLGVLVLYLPTHVKERPEEREFLQIISQTLASIIEHHLAKRELQRQITFVQALNSLSQFILVEQDRQKIFDFIVELIGKTLKLDATIIYQVDVKNKFARYLGVWRRKGVVTPEPLNYDLSSWTNFYNHLGKQKKYLVSHADVVHPAVSADGLADFFHGQRKLKSFLIYPFGFSKDGFYALSCTYFVQTHEWEESEISFIEALTHRCNIALMKLKLMEEQEKAHLQIERLASLVEQAAESIVITDTQGHVEYVNPAFEKITGYTINDVMQEKTNLLKNGQQEDENYRELLDTISAGKTWRGQFVNKRKKRRTLF